Genomic segment of Arctopsyche grandis isolate Sample6627 chromosome 3, ASM5162203v2, whole genome shotgun sequence:
tatgtagtcaccggagcctgagggggtcgtgtattgttcaaaagttgtaaatgcattgttaaaggtttgccgaacaatggatagcactgtgactatcctacctctacttatatgTTATgttttatgtgtttttttttttacttttctgaataaattttcttaaaattattttttattaattttaatatattacatatataaatatataagtaatcgatgcttggtacatatgtaaatactttttttatctcttgatttactattcgatattcgaatagttgaagtcaaCGAATACTTTCGATCCCTAATTTTAGCCCATAATACAATTAAATGACACCCACCTCTCTTGTAGAGTCAGCCAGATCGACTTTGTTCCCAACTACAACTATAGGTACAACCGTGCTGGCTTTGGTCTCGTGGATCTGATCCCTGATGGCCCTGATTTCTTCGAAGGTGGCTGCGTCATTCACATCATACACGAGGATGAACGCATCCGCCGAAGACATGGACAGAGCTCGCATGGCTGGAAACTCCAGTGAGCCGGAAGTATCCAGGATATCCAGCGTGAGATGAACGCCTTGCACTGAAAAGTCGCCGTGGTGCATCTCTTCGATTGTGCGCTTGTATTTCGGCGAGAAGGTGTTGTACAAGAACTGGCCGATCAGTGATGATTTGCCCACTCTTGCGGCACCCATTACCACTATTTTGTGGCGGACATTGTTGGAAAGATTGCCGCTGCTGGATACTGTGGCGTCGGATCTGTCTGATCTGTGAACAATATGaagacatataaaaaaaattaaaaccaccCTTATAAATGAAAGTATTGCTAATTTCGATGTAGTTCaccaaaaaattaataataaaatggcgGCAAAgacgaaattaatgaatatttataaatacagcAACTCTGGTATTTTCATTTCTGTAAGAAACTTTGAACTatgtggtacatatgtatgtatgtagtttggaaTCCCGACTATTGCGTGACAGTCAAAAGTGCCCCGACATTACCGCGTGGCAAAACTACGAGAGATATAACCGCGCACCGAAAAATTCGCCCCAGCAAAAAGcgctcggcgacaaaaccgtgccagaatatatgaaaaaattaaaatattaattttgacttCGTTTTCTGTCAGACAACTCGTAGGATACAAGAGAATTCGTAAAGACGTCCCCGCATACGCCTCGATGCGTTACTTACGTTAACGTTGACAGTGGGAAATCGTGAATTGATTATCTTTCAGTTATATCAATCAAATCGAAGTTGAAATGAAAGTCGAAATTGAAGTCGTGATCGAATTTTGCACGGAGCAGGAGCGGAGCCGGAGCACGAacatttgtagatattttgcttcgatattttgtttttatgtattagaatttctttcagaatttaaaaattaaatgaatgcttttttaaaatttgtttttcaatttatgattaattcaatatttgatggATTATTATCCTGGAATCATTTGACATGTGGCACATCATGTAGtttggttatattattttataaatattttgttttatataattttttcacttattgttgttttgtacaaatgaatgtttgcgcgcactttcttttttacttttctatcgtgattaaattatattcttgattattttctcTATTCTTTTCACTATGGTAGTTTGGGACAACCATGTGCACACCGTGTAGTAtagttatatctacatatgtatgtattttcatgatatatacatattaaatattttaataataaataaattatctataaataaaattttataatttttatcatatgtatatgaataaaattaattattaactaTTAAAACTTTCCGAAAAGTTTTAAtagttaataattaatttgagaGGAGAAAAATGGATTGCATGGAGAGGAGAAAAATGGATTGCTCCAGATCtctgaaattgatattttaattttttcatttattctgGCGCTGTTTTATCGCCAAGCTATTTTTTCTGGGGCGATTTTGTCGCCGCGCGGTTATGTTTCTTTACATCTATACATTTTATGaacatgtatgcacatatgtatatgcatgcacatatgtaagtagtaaaTATCAGATTATCCGTGAGGTGATAATGatcataatataaatgtattatatatgtagtacatctgcctttaaaatacacatgtatgtatgtacatacgtatttacagGTTTTATTACATTCATTTTCTCCAGAAGATATTAGAGAAATAACGTTACTTTATCACTTCATTGTGTGGTAAATTTAAGCAGTTACGCTCGAAATTGGGAAGGTTCAAGGGTATTTTCAGTATTTAACTTAGAGTTTCGTATGTTCAATTTCATAGTGACTAATATTAAACAGTACCTATACTTTTGTAGGGATCTTGGAGCTCATGTATGAAAGctaaaattttgttaaatatagTAGATCGCTTGTGAAATGGAATCttaagaaatatatgtaataaatagctTACATTGTTTGGATACTTCGAACTACACATGTACACAAAAAGATAAAGACGTTCCCAACtcgcaatattattattagacgtTAATAATTCCGTTAAATCTAcggatttatttaattaatttcagtatgaataaaaatagactgtgtttaaatattgataattgAATTACGTTCCCTCTTGATTATTTTTAGTGCTTTTCGTGATGGGTACTTTGAAAAGAGATACGAATCCTATGAACACGAAGAAGTAACTATGTTATTTCAAAAGCGAACACGCTATCTATTTAAAAGTATCGTATTGGTATTGAACATATTATATAACTAACGTAATTATAGGATTACATTTTGTGATTAACATTCTCACGAAACTGTCTGCATAGTTTACAAGTGCCGAGAAACATCTTtgacatttatatacatgtatgtacctacatacacatttatcttcaaaatatataatttcgaaagagactttgtatgatgtatgatgtatgtaactattgttggttcgtataaaaacaaatgaatattcaaataaatttaaataaaataaaactattcaaataaatgtttactacatattagattggccatgttcaagcggtttatataatattactaataccgagcgaagccgggtaaaaacccTAGTCTAATAtactatatgtaatttttatataagtgtgtatgtaagtatttttggtacGGAAcaacgaaaacaagtcaaagtttttatgacgacgattcgattggttgaatattattttttttcgattaaaataaatttaataaaaaaaaaatgaatatttactatttccCTTTATACCCACAAGCTATatgcattttaattataattgatagtacataatttctagtaacaactcctgtgaaatgtgccaaatttaaatttgagcaaattctatctgtgacggtgggaaaagttgaaaaaatttttaatgttaatttatatcatgtaaaaattatgtactatcTATGAACACACAGTCAGTtccattgtatttttgtataaaagaaatattaaaagcccaaaaaactattaatattgacttattgtttaaatttaaggtaCATTTTTGCCCATTCTCAAAGACTTCAAAGAGTGTTTGTCTGTCCCCTGTCCAAACAATGTTTCTATTTTAGGTTAAACCAATGAGTGAGAGGTGACTACGAGattgttaaaatacaaattattatatgGCCCAGGTCACGTAGAGCTGTTTTGATCCTCCGGACAAATGCACTTCCGGACTCCGGAGAAACGTATGCAATTAGATAGAGTGATTTCTTAGTCGCtc
This window contains:
- the LOC143909067 gene encoding ras-related protein Rap-1 isoform X3 produces the protein MKGRHQFRRRFSLQPSFLKEEPEDDRRVHRSDRSDATVSSSGNLSNNVRHKIVVMGAARVGKSSLIGQFLYNTFSPKYKRTIEEMHHGDFSVQGVHLTLDILDTSGSLEFPAMRALSMSSADAFILVYDVNDAATFEEIRAIRDQIHETKASTVVPIVVVGNKVDLADSTREMDYDTTESVVTVDWENGFVEASAKDNLNVTQVFKELLTQAKVKYNLSPALRRRRRQSLPPAHAGAAPPPPSPVPSAAQLAHLQQIRERHAGGKRNSCIIS
- the LOC143909067 gene encoding ras-related protein Rap-1 isoform X2 produces the protein MKGRHQFRRRFSLQPSFLKEEPEDDRRLHTSYIIQNRSDATVSSSGNLSNNVRHKIVVMGAARVGKSSLIGQFLYNTFSPKYKRTIEEMHHGDFSVQGVHLTLDILDTSGSLEFPAMRALSMSSADAFILVYDVNDAATFEEIRAIRDQIHETKASTVVPIVVVGNKVDLADSTREMDYDTTESVVTVDWENGFVEASAKDNLNVTQVFKELLTQAKVKYNLSPALRRRRRQSLPPAHAGAAPPPPSPVPSAAQLAHLQQIRERHAGGKRNSCIIS